In Primulina eburnea isolate SZY01 chromosome 3, ASM2296580v1, whole genome shotgun sequence, one DNA window encodes the following:
- the LOC140825912 gene encoding protein CONTINUOUS VASCULAR RING 1-like: protein MGDEKSLGIMGNSSRERDRELLIPVADSIDHLQHHDDDGASSSSKPSPSASSSHHNSGCEAFYKVVRSWASKKFMTGCVILLPIAITFYITWWFIRFVDGFFSPIYAQLGINIFGLGFVTSITFIFLVGVFMSSWLGTSILSLGEWFIKRMPFVRHIYNASKQISAAISPDQNTQAFKEVAIIRHPRIGEYAFGFITSSLTLQNYSGEEELCCVYVPTNHLYIGDIFLVSAKDVIRPNLSVREGIEIVVSGGMSMPQILSTLDSRIIQVDRN from the exons ATGGGGGATGAGAAATCTTTAGGGATAATGGGGAACAGCAGCAGAGAAAGGGATCGAGAGCTTCTGATACCCGTGGCGGATTCTATTGATCACCTTCAGCACCACGATGACGACGGCGCTTCCTCGTCCTCCAAGCCATCCCCCTCTGCTTCTTCCTCTCACCATAATTCTGGCTGCGAG GCCTTCTACAAAGTTGTGAGGAGCTGGGCATCAAAGAAATTTATGACTGGATG TGTCATCCTCCTCCCTATAGCAATAACTTTCTATATTACATGGTGGTTTATTCGTTTTGTGGATGGCTTCTTCTCTCCAATTTATGCACAACTAGGGATCAATATATTTG GTCTAGGATTTGTTACCTCAATCACTTTCATTTTCTTGGTTGGAGTATTTATGTCATCATGGTTGGGGACATCTATTCTGAGCCTTGGAGAATGGTTTATTAAGCGAATGCCATTTGTTCGTCATATTTACAATGCCTCCAAGCAAATTAGTGCAGCCATATCTCCAG ATCAGAACACTCAGGCTTTCAAGGAAGTGGCCATTATAAGGCATCCACGTATTGGTGAATATGCATTTGGGTTCATAACTTCATCTTTGACCCTCCAG AATTATTCAGGAGAGGAAGAGCTATGCTGTGTTTATGTCCCAACAAACCATCTTTACATTGGTGATATATTCTTGGTCAGTGCCAAAGATGTTATAAGACCAAACCTATCTGTTCGAGAAGGGATTG AAATTGTCGTGTCTGGTGGCATGTCAATGCCCCAGATATTGTCTACCTTGGATTCAAGAATTATTCAAGTCGATAGAAACTGA
- the LOC140825913 gene encoding tetratricopeptide repeat protein SKI3 isoform X1, translating into MLLKKEESVSVKKLEEEYMESKSESESLPADPSLHFNLGVSLWEKGEESQDIRGKAVEHFMMAVKLDPQNGDAFRYLGHYYAHDSPMPLRALKCYQRAVFLNPDDSCAGEAICDMLDKEGKESLVFAVCCEASEKSARAFWAFRQLGYLQAHQKKWSEAVHNLQHAIRGFPTCADLWETLGLAYHRMGMLTAALKSYGRAIELEESRVFAWIESGNISLMLGSFRNGVEQFRNALRISPHNVSAHFGLASALLGFAKECTNLGAFGWGAILLEEASAVATHGTSLASNVSCLWKLHGDIQLTYARCFPWTEEGLADETAFSSSISSWRRTCFLAASHASHFYQRALCLTPWQANIYADVAIASDLISSLRVNPEEDLPVWPLAEKMCLGSILLEGHNEEFWMALGCLSDDIALKQHAFIRGLQLDISLAVAWAYIGKLYRREGELQLAQQAFDRARSIDPSLALPWAGMSADAETRNLNENEAYECCLRAVQIFPLAEFQIGLAKLALNSGQLSSSEVFGAIKQALMRAPEYPESHNLNGLVCESRSDYENAITSYKLARWALKSFAAESAEPCLKDISINLARSLCMAGHAEDAVEECEYLRQKGQLSHEGLQVYALCLWKLNRYDTALSIARELGSRILTAEKNMAAASISFICRLLYYISGSESAITSILKMPKEFFHSSKISFIVYAMHALDQKDRLDSVVSLSRACVTSHEEIIAMHLLISLGKLVKHQQKDCLAFHESVRHLRKALHMYPNNSVLRNLLGSLLLSSKEWRDLGLATRCPIIDLSNQHKKDEGMKSACEIIGAGTVACFDTKNGNENFAALTCRHQLPFQSGIIKLQQKFLHQEPWNFNARYLLTVNYFMKARESRFPPHICRVLARLTSVALSHRLCLSKYICLQYQYFQLLLCSAELNLQQGNTGECVEHARSALGVSVDNSCLFFAHLLLCRAYAAENDIVSMSKEYRQCLELKTDFHIGWICLKFIESRYKLQNDLGISHLSFEDCFKDMELSWNMWMGIFNLVEGLSAIWFGDFVAAEEFLAQACDVAESEIFLFLCHGAICMELARQKFEAQYISRAIRSLKKAKEISPGPLPIISLLLAQAEASLGSKAKWENNLHDEWLSWPSEMRPAELLFQMHLLSRQLKDGSESSSIRDSDGSSLKWMLRAIHINPSCLRYWKLLQKEHVH; encoded by the exons ATG TTATTGAAAAAAGAAGAATCTGTTTCTGTAAAGAAGTTGGAAGAAGAATATATGGAGTCCAAGTCCGAGTCCGAGTCCTTGCCAGCTGACCCATCTCTCCATTTTAATCTG GGAGTTTCTTTATGGGAGAAAGGTGAGGAAAGTCAAGATATCAGGGGAAAAGCGGTGGAGCATTTCATGATGGCCGTGAAGCTTGACCCTCAGAACGGGGATGCATTCAGATATCTGGGTCACTATTATGCACATGATTCTCCCATGCCTCTTCGGGCTCTCAAGTGCTACCAAAGAGCTGTCTTTCTCAACCCTGATGATTCTTGTGCAGGG GAAGCAATTTGTGATATGTTGGACAAAGAAGGGAAAGAGAGCTTGGTGTTTGCTGTCTGTTGTGAAGCTTCCGAGAAGTCTGCCAGGGCCTTTTGGGCTTTTCGTCAATTGGGTTACCTTCAG GCTCATCAGAAGAAATGGTCAGAAGCTGTACATAATCTCCAGCATGCCATTCGTGGCTTTCCTACCTGTGCTGATTTGTGGGAG ACCTTAGGTCTTGCCTACCATCGAATGGGCATGTTAACTGCTGCACTCAAG TCGTATGGTAGAGCCATTGAGTTGGAGGAGTCCAGGGTTTTTGCATGGATCGAGAGTGGAAATATTTCCTTGATGCTTGGTTCTTTTAGAAAT GGAGTCGAGCAATTTAGGAATGCATTAAGAATATCACCTCACAACGTTTCTGCGCATTTTGGGCTTGCTTCTGCGCTTCTTGGTTTTGCCAAAGAATGCACAAATTTAGGTGCTTTTGGATGGGGAGCTATACTCTTAGAG GAAGCTTCTGCTGTGGCAACTCATGGTACATCATTGGCTAGCAACGTTTCGTGTTTATGGAAGCTGCATGGTGATATCCAG CTTACATATGCAAGATGTTTCCCATGGACCGAGGAAGGGCTAGCTGATGAGACTGCTTTCAGTTCTTCTATCAGTTCCTGGAGAAGAACTTGCTTCCTCGCTGCATCACATGCTAGCCACTTCTATCAGCGTGCTTTGTGCTTGACTCCCTGGCAAGCTAATATATATGCTGATGTTGCCATTGCGTCAGATCTCATTTCCTCTTTGAGGGTGAATCCTGAAGAGGACCTACCTGTGTG GCCGTTGGCTGAAAAGATGTGTTTGGGTAGTATACTTCTTGAGGGCCACAATGAGGAATTTTGGATGGCTCTGGGATGTTTATCAGATGATATTGCATTAAAGCAACATGCTTTCATACGTGGGTTGCAATTGGATATATCTCTAGCTGTTGCATGGGCATACATTGGGAAG CTTTATAGGCGAGAAGGTGAACTACAGTTGGCCCAACAAGCATTCGATCGCGCTAGAAGTATAGATCCCTCTCTTGCACTGCCTTGGGCAGGCATGTCGGCAGATGCTGAGACTAG AAATCTCAATGAGAATGAAGCATATGAATGTTGTTTACGAGCTGTGCAGATATTTCCG CTTGCAGAATTCCAAATTGGTCTTGCAAAGCTTGCCTTGAATTCTGGCCAGTTATCATCTTCAGAG GTGTTTGGTGCCATCAAGCAGGCTTTGATGCGTGCCCCTGAATACCCTGAATCTCACAATTTGAATGGCCTAGTATGTGAATCAAGATCTGATTATGAAAATGCTATTACCTCCTACAAGCTTGCACGTTGGGCTCTAAAATCTTTTGCAGCAGAATCAGCAGAACCTTGTCTCAAAGATATATCCATCAATTTGGCTAGATCACTTTGTATG GCAGGACATGCAGAAGACGCTGTTGAAGAGTGTGAATATTTAAGACAAAAAG GACAGCTTAGCCATGAAGGTCTACAAGTATATGCTCTATGTTTATGGAAACTTAACAGATATGATACGGCTCTGTCCATTGCTAGAGAACTTGGTTCCCGCATCTTGACCGCGGAGAAAAATATGGCCGCTGCTTCCATTAGCTTCATCTGTAGATTGCTGTATTACATTTCAGGATCGGAATCAGCAATCACAAGCATACTGAAAATGCCCAAGGAGTTTTTTCATAGTTCAAAGATTAGTTTCATCGTTTATGCTATGCACGCGTTGGACCAAAAAGATCGGCTTGATTCTGTTGTTTCTCTTAGTCGTGCTTGTGTTACGTCTCATGAAGAGATAATTGCAATGCACCTTCTAATTTCTCTCGGTAAACTT GTTAAGCATCAACAAAAGGACTGCCTTGCGTTTCACGAGAGTGTACGACACCTGAGAAAGGCTCTTCACATGTATCCTAACAATAGTGTCCTAAG AAATCTTCTTGGTTCTCTCTTACTGTCGAGCAAAGAATGGAGAGATCTTGGTCTTGCAACCAGATGCCCCATCATTGACTTATCAAACCAACATAAAAAAGACGAGGGCATGAAATCAGCATGTGAGATCATTGGTGCTGGAACAGTTGCCTGTTTTGACACAAAAAACGGCAATGAGAATTTTGCAGCTTTAACCTGTAGACACCAACTGCCATTTCAGTCTGGAATCATAAAGCTGCAGCAAAA GTTTTTACATCAAGAGCCGTGGAACTTTAATGCTAGGTATTTGCTTACggtaaattattttatgaagGCCCGTGAATCAAGATTTCCTCCACATATTTGCCGTGTTCTAGCGAGGCTAACATCTGTTGCTCTGTCTCATCGGTTGTGCTTGAGTAAATATATTTGTCTCCAATATCAATATTTCCAGCTTTTACTCTGTTCTGCTGAGTTGAATTTGCAACAAGGAAATACTGGAGAATGCGTTGAACATGCTAGAAGTGCTTTGGGTGTTTCAGTTGACAATAGCTGTCTCTTTTTTGCACACTTACTATTGTGCCGTGCATATGCTGCTGAAAATGATATTGTCAGCATGAGCAAAGAATACAGACAATGCTTGGAACTCAAAACTGATTTTCATATTGGTTGGATTTGTCTGAAGTTTATAGAATCTAGATATAAGCTGCAAAATGATCTTGGCATCTCGCACTTGAGCTTTGAGGATTGCTTCAAAGATATGGAGCTTTCATGGAATATGTGGATGGGTATATTTAATTTGGTGGAGGGTTTGTCTGCAATTTGGTTTGGTGATTTTGTTGCTGCAGAAGAATTTCTTGCACAAGCTTGTGATGTAGCAGAGAGCGAGATATTTCTCTTTCTTTGTCATG GTGCCATCTGCATGGAGCTCGCAAGACAGAAGTTTGAGGCGCAGTACATATCACGTGCCATAAGAAGTCTAAAAAAAGCGAAAGAGATTTCTCCGGGCCCCTTGCCTATCATCTCGCTTTTGCTTGCACAAGCGGAAGCAAGCCTTGGTTCCAAAGCGAAATGGGAAAACAACCTTCATGATGAATGGCTCTCTTGGCCTTCAG AAATGAGGCCAGCTGAGCTCTTATTTCAAATGCATTTGctttccagacagctgaaagaTGGTTCCGAGTCGTCATCCATTCGGGATTCAGACGGGAGTTCGCTTAAATGGATGCTGAGAGCGATCCACATCAATCCCTCATGTTTGAGATATTGGAAGCTTTTGCAAAAAGAACATGTACATTGA
- the LOC140825913 gene encoding tetratricopeptide repeat protein SKI3 isoform X2, protein MESKSESESLPADPSLHFNLGVSLWEKGEESQDIRGKAVEHFMMAVKLDPQNGDAFRYLGHYYAHDSPMPLRALKCYQRAVFLNPDDSCAGEAICDMLDKEGKESLVFAVCCEASEKSARAFWAFRQLGYLQAHQKKWSEAVHNLQHAIRGFPTCADLWETLGLAYHRMGMLTAALKSYGRAIELEESRVFAWIESGNISLMLGSFRNGVEQFRNALRISPHNVSAHFGLASALLGFAKECTNLGAFGWGAILLEEASAVATHGTSLASNVSCLWKLHGDIQLTYARCFPWTEEGLADETAFSSSISSWRRTCFLAASHASHFYQRALCLTPWQANIYADVAIASDLISSLRVNPEEDLPVWPLAEKMCLGSILLEGHNEEFWMALGCLSDDIALKQHAFIRGLQLDISLAVAWAYIGKLYRREGELQLAQQAFDRARSIDPSLALPWAGMSADAETRNLNENEAYECCLRAVQIFPLAEFQIGLAKLALNSGQLSSSEVFGAIKQALMRAPEYPESHNLNGLVCESRSDYENAITSYKLARWALKSFAAESAEPCLKDISINLARSLCMAGHAEDAVEECEYLRQKGQLSHEGLQVYALCLWKLNRYDTALSIARELGSRILTAEKNMAAASISFICRLLYYISGSESAITSILKMPKEFFHSSKISFIVYAMHALDQKDRLDSVVSLSRACVTSHEEIIAMHLLISLGKLVKHQQKDCLAFHESVRHLRKALHMYPNNSVLRNLLGSLLLSSKEWRDLGLATRCPIIDLSNQHKKDEGMKSACEIIGAGTVACFDTKNGNENFAALTCRHQLPFQSGIIKLQQKFLHQEPWNFNARYLLTVNYFMKARESRFPPHICRVLARLTSVALSHRLCLSKYICLQYQYFQLLLCSAELNLQQGNTGECVEHARSALGVSVDNSCLFFAHLLLCRAYAAENDIVSMSKEYRQCLELKTDFHIGWICLKFIESRYKLQNDLGISHLSFEDCFKDMELSWNMWMGIFNLVEGLSAIWFGDFVAAEEFLAQACDVAESEIFLFLCHGAICMELARQKFEAQYISRAIRSLKKAKEISPGPLPIISLLLAQAEASLGSKAKWENNLHDEWLSWPSEMRPAELLFQMHLLSRQLKDGSESSSIRDSDGSSLKWMLRAIHINPSCLRYWKLLQKEHVH, encoded by the exons ATGGAGTCCAAGTCCGAGTCCGAGTCCTTGCCAGCTGACCCATCTCTCCATTTTAATCTG GGAGTTTCTTTATGGGAGAAAGGTGAGGAAAGTCAAGATATCAGGGGAAAAGCGGTGGAGCATTTCATGATGGCCGTGAAGCTTGACCCTCAGAACGGGGATGCATTCAGATATCTGGGTCACTATTATGCACATGATTCTCCCATGCCTCTTCGGGCTCTCAAGTGCTACCAAAGAGCTGTCTTTCTCAACCCTGATGATTCTTGTGCAGGG GAAGCAATTTGTGATATGTTGGACAAAGAAGGGAAAGAGAGCTTGGTGTTTGCTGTCTGTTGTGAAGCTTCCGAGAAGTCTGCCAGGGCCTTTTGGGCTTTTCGTCAATTGGGTTACCTTCAG GCTCATCAGAAGAAATGGTCAGAAGCTGTACATAATCTCCAGCATGCCATTCGTGGCTTTCCTACCTGTGCTGATTTGTGGGAG ACCTTAGGTCTTGCCTACCATCGAATGGGCATGTTAACTGCTGCACTCAAG TCGTATGGTAGAGCCATTGAGTTGGAGGAGTCCAGGGTTTTTGCATGGATCGAGAGTGGAAATATTTCCTTGATGCTTGGTTCTTTTAGAAAT GGAGTCGAGCAATTTAGGAATGCATTAAGAATATCACCTCACAACGTTTCTGCGCATTTTGGGCTTGCTTCTGCGCTTCTTGGTTTTGCCAAAGAATGCACAAATTTAGGTGCTTTTGGATGGGGAGCTATACTCTTAGAG GAAGCTTCTGCTGTGGCAACTCATGGTACATCATTGGCTAGCAACGTTTCGTGTTTATGGAAGCTGCATGGTGATATCCAG CTTACATATGCAAGATGTTTCCCATGGACCGAGGAAGGGCTAGCTGATGAGACTGCTTTCAGTTCTTCTATCAGTTCCTGGAGAAGAACTTGCTTCCTCGCTGCATCACATGCTAGCCACTTCTATCAGCGTGCTTTGTGCTTGACTCCCTGGCAAGCTAATATATATGCTGATGTTGCCATTGCGTCAGATCTCATTTCCTCTTTGAGGGTGAATCCTGAAGAGGACCTACCTGTGTG GCCGTTGGCTGAAAAGATGTGTTTGGGTAGTATACTTCTTGAGGGCCACAATGAGGAATTTTGGATGGCTCTGGGATGTTTATCAGATGATATTGCATTAAAGCAACATGCTTTCATACGTGGGTTGCAATTGGATATATCTCTAGCTGTTGCATGGGCATACATTGGGAAG CTTTATAGGCGAGAAGGTGAACTACAGTTGGCCCAACAAGCATTCGATCGCGCTAGAAGTATAGATCCCTCTCTTGCACTGCCTTGGGCAGGCATGTCGGCAGATGCTGAGACTAG AAATCTCAATGAGAATGAAGCATATGAATGTTGTTTACGAGCTGTGCAGATATTTCCG CTTGCAGAATTCCAAATTGGTCTTGCAAAGCTTGCCTTGAATTCTGGCCAGTTATCATCTTCAGAG GTGTTTGGTGCCATCAAGCAGGCTTTGATGCGTGCCCCTGAATACCCTGAATCTCACAATTTGAATGGCCTAGTATGTGAATCAAGATCTGATTATGAAAATGCTATTACCTCCTACAAGCTTGCACGTTGGGCTCTAAAATCTTTTGCAGCAGAATCAGCAGAACCTTGTCTCAAAGATATATCCATCAATTTGGCTAGATCACTTTGTATG GCAGGACATGCAGAAGACGCTGTTGAAGAGTGTGAATATTTAAGACAAAAAG GACAGCTTAGCCATGAAGGTCTACAAGTATATGCTCTATGTTTATGGAAACTTAACAGATATGATACGGCTCTGTCCATTGCTAGAGAACTTGGTTCCCGCATCTTGACCGCGGAGAAAAATATGGCCGCTGCTTCCATTAGCTTCATCTGTAGATTGCTGTATTACATTTCAGGATCGGAATCAGCAATCACAAGCATACTGAAAATGCCCAAGGAGTTTTTTCATAGTTCAAAGATTAGTTTCATCGTTTATGCTATGCACGCGTTGGACCAAAAAGATCGGCTTGATTCTGTTGTTTCTCTTAGTCGTGCTTGTGTTACGTCTCATGAAGAGATAATTGCAATGCACCTTCTAATTTCTCTCGGTAAACTT GTTAAGCATCAACAAAAGGACTGCCTTGCGTTTCACGAGAGTGTACGACACCTGAGAAAGGCTCTTCACATGTATCCTAACAATAGTGTCCTAAG AAATCTTCTTGGTTCTCTCTTACTGTCGAGCAAAGAATGGAGAGATCTTGGTCTTGCAACCAGATGCCCCATCATTGACTTATCAAACCAACATAAAAAAGACGAGGGCATGAAATCAGCATGTGAGATCATTGGTGCTGGAACAGTTGCCTGTTTTGACACAAAAAACGGCAATGAGAATTTTGCAGCTTTAACCTGTAGACACCAACTGCCATTTCAGTCTGGAATCATAAAGCTGCAGCAAAA GTTTTTACATCAAGAGCCGTGGAACTTTAATGCTAGGTATTTGCTTACggtaaattattttatgaagGCCCGTGAATCAAGATTTCCTCCACATATTTGCCGTGTTCTAGCGAGGCTAACATCTGTTGCTCTGTCTCATCGGTTGTGCTTGAGTAAATATATTTGTCTCCAATATCAATATTTCCAGCTTTTACTCTGTTCTGCTGAGTTGAATTTGCAACAAGGAAATACTGGAGAATGCGTTGAACATGCTAGAAGTGCTTTGGGTGTTTCAGTTGACAATAGCTGTCTCTTTTTTGCACACTTACTATTGTGCCGTGCATATGCTGCTGAAAATGATATTGTCAGCATGAGCAAAGAATACAGACAATGCTTGGAACTCAAAACTGATTTTCATATTGGTTGGATTTGTCTGAAGTTTATAGAATCTAGATATAAGCTGCAAAATGATCTTGGCATCTCGCACTTGAGCTTTGAGGATTGCTTCAAAGATATGGAGCTTTCATGGAATATGTGGATGGGTATATTTAATTTGGTGGAGGGTTTGTCTGCAATTTGGTTTGGTGATTTTGTTGCTGCAGAAGAATTTCTTGCACAAGCTTGTGATGTAGCAGAGAGCGAGATATTTCTCTTTCTTTGTCATG GTGCCATCTGCATGGAGCTCGCAAGACAGAAGTTTGAGGCGCAGTACATATCACGTGCCATAAGAAGTCTAAAAAAAGCGAAAGAGATTTCTCCGGGCCCCTTGCCTATCATCTCGCTTTTGCTTGCACAAGCGGAAGCAAGCCTTGGTTCCAAAGCGAAATGGGAAAACAACCTTCATGATGAATGGCTCTCTTGGCCTTCAG AAATGAGGCCAGCTGAGCTCTTATTTCAAATGCATTTGctttccagacagctgaaagaTGGTTCCGAGTCGTCATCCATTCGGGATTCAGACGGGAGTTCGCTTAAATGGATGCTGAGAGCGATCCACATCAATCCCTCATGTTTGAGATATTGGAAGCTTTTGCAAAAAGAACATGTACATTGA